Proteins encoded within one genomic window of Gadus chalcogrammus isolate NIFS_2021 chromosome 6, NIFS_Gcha_1.0, whole genome shotgun sequence:
- the LOC130384473 gene encoding solute carrier family 28 member 3-like: MEMNTVPKSHPDKGKDNHAFLAEEKDLTRIDLNLTSEDGEDAHDDQPKSFLQKNVEWAEACLMKNKDRIILALLLVLLAGYAAMLIAACILNYKQAVELLAVTIVVIFFLAWDWLMQRYGDLLCQKFSPICELWDGNWFWIKWVVYAVLLVMLVCWLVFDTAKSGTRQLVSFAGLVLLILLMALFSKRPTRIHWRTLFWGVGLQFVFGLLMLRTDVGLKALQWVGNKVETFLSYSNSGAKMVFGESYEDHFFAFKVMPSIVFVSTIISVLYHVGFMQWLILKIGFVMHVSMGTSLTESTAAAGNMFLGQTESLLLIRPYIHQMTRSEIHAVTAGGFASVSGSILAAYISLGVEASHLLTASIMSAPASLAIAKVFWPETEPAKVSREIKMPRGETNNLLEAVAQGACSSAPLVANIVVNLIAFVSILAFMDETLSWLGALFDYPQFSFSLICSYVFAPLAFVMGVSWEDSFIVGELIGIKTFLNEFVSYERLSVLIKNREEGKPEYVGIVKQYISIHSQTIATYALCGFSNFGSLGMIIGVMNTLAPERISDFTDCGLRALTAGSVACFMTACIAGILYVPELQCDSVFGALANISVWNTSTEISECCCQLYNSVKATTPMNMTNGTSILQRCCAFAPSAFFNCTIGLEAIIPHGVKCH, from the exons ATGGAGATGAACACAGTGCCTAAGAGCCACCCTGACAAAGGGAAGGACAACCATGCTTTTTTGGCAGAG GAGAAAGATCTGACACGCATCGATTTGAACCTTACTTCTGAAGATGGAGAAGATGCTCACGACGACCAACCAAAAAG TTTCCTACAGAAGAATGTGGAGTGGGCAGAGGCCTGCTTGATGAAGAACAAGGACAGGATTATATTGGCCCTACTCCTAGTTTTACTTGCAG GTTATGCTGCCATGTTGATAGCGGCCTGTATTCTGAATTACAAACAAGCTGTTGAGCTGCTGGCAGTCACAATTGTAGTAATTTTCTTTCTGGCCTGGGATTGGTTAATGCAACGCTACGGTGACCTTCTATGCCAGAAGTTCTCTCCCATCTGTGAGCTGTGGGACGGCAACTGGTTTTGGATCAAATG GGTGGTGTATGCGGTGTTACTGGTGATGCTGGTGTGTTGGCTTGTGTTTGACACGGCCAAGAGCGGAACCAGGCAACTGGTGTCCTTTGCTGGACTGGTGCTTCTTATCCTGCTCATGGCACTCTTCTCCAAACGCCCCACCagg ATCCATTGGAGAACTTTGTTTTGGGGTGTTGGGCTACAGTTCGTCTTTGGTCTGCTCATGCTCCGGACGGATGTTGGCCTAAAAGCGCTACAGTGGGTGGGAAACAAAGTAGAG ACCTTCCTGTCCTACTCAAATTCTGGGGCCAAAATGGTTTTTGGTGAGAGTTATGAGGATCACTTCTTTGCATTCAAG gtgatGCCTTCTATTGTCTTTGTAAGCACCATCATTTCGGTCCTCTATCACGTGGGTTTCATGCAGTGGCTCATTCTGAAG ATTGGTTTTGTGATGCATGTATCCATGGGAACCTCTCTAACGGAATCGACAGCTGCAGCAGGGAACATGTTCCTGGGACAG ACCGAGTCCCTGCTCCTGATTCGTCCGTACATCCACCAGATGACCCGCTCTGAGATCCACGCCGTTACGGCGGGTGGGTTCGCTAGCGTCTCTGGGAGCATCCTGGCGGCCTATATCTCCCTGGGG GTGGAGGCCTCTCACCTCCTGACAGCGTCCATAATGTCAGCACCGGCCTCCCTGGCCATCGCCAAGGTGTTCTGGCCGGAGACGGAGCCTGCCAAGGTCAGCAGGGAGATAAAGATGCccagagg gGAGACAAACAACTTGCTGGAGGCTGTAGCTCAAGGCGCGTGTTCCTCTGCGCCATTGGTGGCTAATATAGTCGTCAACCTCATCGCTTTCGTTTCCATACTAGCCTTCATGGACGAGACTCTGTCCTGGCTGGGAGCCTTGTTTGATTATCCACAGTTCAGCTTTTCG CTCATCTGTTCCTATGTGTTTGCGCCGCTGGCCTTCGTTATGGGCGTATCGTGGGAGGACAGCTTCATTGTGGGCGAGCTGATTGGCATCAAGACGTTCTTGAACGAGTTTGTGAGCTATGAGAGGCTGTCTGTGCTCATCAAGAATAGGGAGGAAGGGAAGCCTGAGTATGTGGGCATCGTTAAGCAGTATATATCG ATTCACTCCCAAACCATAGCTACCTATGCTCTGTGTGGCTTCTCTAACTTTGGCTCCCTGGGGATGATCATTGGCGTGATGA ATACCCTGGCTCCAGAGAGAATATCAGACTTCACCGACTGTGGCCTCAGAGCGTTGACGGCAGGAAGCGTGGCCTGTTTCATGACTGCATGCATCGCAG GTATTCTATACGTTCCGGAACTCCAGTGTGATTCTGTGTTTGGAGCGCTCGCCAACATCTCTGTATGGAATACCAGCACTGAGATATCTGAATGCTGCTGCCAGCTATACAACAG TGTAAAGGCGACCACTCCAATGAACATGACCAATGGAACTTCCATTTTACAACGTTGCTGTGCATTTGCTCCCTCTGCTTTCTTTAACTGTACCATTGGGCTTGAAGCGATCATCCCCCATGGTGTAAAATGTCATTAG